A region from the Vicia villosa cultivar HV-30 ecotype Madison, WI linkage group LG3, Vvil1.0, whole genome shotgun sequence genome encodes:
- the LOC131660712 gene encoding endoribonuclease Dicer homolog 3a-like, which yields MDSSNDDHNQNQTKNLKRSFDQLYAKPHVEVSPSQESLVTNLVPRRDQLEAFEIAKRRNTIAIMDTGSGKTLIAIMLIKEVGQAVRSSGVKKIIVFLAPTVVLVNQQYKNIKHNTDLQVEEYHGAKGVDTWNFESWQKEVTDNDVMVMTPQTLLDALRKAFLSIETICLIVIDECHQASGNHPYAKIMVEFYHQANVKPKIFGMTASPIGKRGVSSTLDCKYQISDLENLLDSRKYTVKDRTEMDTCIPSAKESCRYYDQARSPALSLKPKIEASWSKCDVLLSDFKSSYKDMDDKFKTLHQRMSNELAKILYCLEDLGLLCACEAAKICHQKFSKIYGECEVYRKANLQCVTVIEEVIQIIEESLHLADEVILDVEFDFSKAVDMGYISPKLFELIKLFQSFGEPSQLLCLIFVERIIAAKVIEIFVKKVSQISHLTVAYVTGSNTSADALARNRQKEIMDSFRSGKINLLFTTDVLEEGIHVPNCSCVIRFDLPTTVCSYIQSRGRSRRANSQFILMIERGNLKQRNQLFDIIKGERSMTDAAASKDNESNLRAFTVRKTEAYYVDSTGASVNLDSSVSLVNQYCEKLPRDKYSSPKPNFELLPVEGGYQCKLILPPNAAFQTIVGSSGKDMRLAKSLVCLEACKKLHQMGALNDHLVPFVEDPAEADLKSKELSSGAVAGAGTTKRKELHGTTGIRALCGSWGDKLDGAKFHGYKFEFQCNIVHEIYSGFVLLVESKLDDDVGSMDLDLYLISKMVKTSVIPCGEVDLDAEQVAKAKSFHEIFFNGLFGRLIRKSETAKGEREFLLQKDTDLLWNPKNSYLLLPLEKSNDICPGSLQIHWSAISSCSSAIEFVRRKFSLVAEDSDDTSSSAMEPESTNIFHFANAVADVSNIKDTVALAVHTGKIYCIIDVVDNSSAESPFDGNNDKSGSKITFSQYFKERYRITLKHPEQPLLRLRQGHNAHNLFLNTPEEDAGEKSSQVGPINPKAPMHVHMPPELLCLLDVKRDVLKSMYLLPSLMYRIESLMLSSQLRAEINDHADNFKIPSSLILEALTTLRSCEKFSMERLELLGDSVLKYAVSCHLFLKYPKKHEGHLSAKRQWAVRNSTLHKLGIDRKLQGYIRDSAFEPRRWIAPGQDSIHTAPCDCGLETLEVPFDAKFITEDPQVVVGKLCDRGHRWMCSKTIADCVEALIGAYHVGGGLVASLHVMKWLGIDSELELSMVEEAIVAASLHTYKPKVNEIASLETKIGYEFSVKGLLVEATTHLSETEHGTGCCYERLEFLGDSVLDLLITWHLYQSHTEIDPGELTDLRSASVNNDSFAQAAVKHNLHPHLMHSSGLLQGQISEYVKAISESEDNTVSLPGVKAPKALGDLVESIAGAILIDTKLDLDQVWKVFNPLLSPIVTPDKLELPPLRELNQLCDSLGYFVKVKVKCDKKGFMDHVVLSVQLPNALLVRDGRGPNKKSAKGDAAHHLLKDLEKRGISYSSAKGKRVIDFSTPACQAEEQPPQPVAHKKPKLDKSNLTAKESTSDVKQTSSDSSDCNGSVPVILSINMKKGGPRSLLYDLCKRKQWPLPSFDSTEYKDRTQFQSVEGLEGSKGTNCFVSKITLCIPDHGNIECNGEARADKKSSFDSAAVNVLYELQRLGKVKIADVSQ from the exons ATGGATTCATCAAACGACGATCATAATCAGAATCAAACtaagaatctcaagcgaagtttCGATCAATTGTACGCAAAACCCCATGTTGAAGTTTCCCCCTCTCAAGAATCTCTCGTTACAAATTTGGTTCCTAGaag GGATCAGTTAGAGGCGTTTGAGATTGCAAAGAGGAGGAACACAATAGCAATCATGGATACAGGTTCAGGGAAAACACTGATAGCTATAATGCTTATTAAGGAAGTTGGTCAAGCTGTTAGGTCTAGTGGTGTCAAAAAGATTATTGTTTTCTTAGCTCCAACTGTTGTTTTGGTCAATCAG CAATACAAGAATATAAAACATAATACTGATCTTCAAGTTGAGGAATACCATGGGGCTAAAGGAGTTGATACATGGAATTTCGAGAGCTGGCAGAAGGAAGTTACGGACAATGAT GTAATGGTTATGACACCCCAGACTCTTTTGGATGCCTTAAGAAAAGCATTCTTGAGTATAGAAACGATATGCTTGATAGTTATCGATGAGTGTCATCAAGCATCAGGCAACCATCCCTATGCAAAGATAATGGTG GAATTTTATCACCAAGCTAATGTGAAGCCAAAGATTTTTGGGATGACAGCATCACCAATTGGTAAAAGAG GTGTTTCTTCTACTTTGgattgtaagtatcagatatcaGACCTTGAAAACCTCTTGGATTCTCGG AAATATACGGTAAAAGATCGGACAGAGATGGATACATGTATCCCATCTGCAAAAGAGAGTTGTAGATACTATGACCAAGCTCGGTCCCCTGCTTTGAGTTTGAAGCCGAAAATTGAAGCCTCGTGGTCGAAG TGTGATGTGTTGTTATCAGATTTTAAAAGTAGCTATAAGGATATGGACGATAAATTTAAGACACTGCATCAGAGGATGTCCAATGAGCTTGCGAAGATTTTATACTGCCTCGAAGATCTTGGACTGCTGTGTGCTTGTGAG GCTGCTAAAATATGTCATCAGAAATTCTCCAAAATTTACGGAGAGTGTGAAGTTTACAGAAAAGCCAATCTTCAGTGTGTAACTGTCATTGAAGAAGTAATCCAAATAATTGAAGAATCCCTCCATCTTG CTGATGAAGTGATTTTGGATGttgaatttgatttttcaaaGGCAGTGGACATGGGATACATATCACCTAAATTATTTGAACTCATTAAACTCTTCCAATCATTTGG AGAGCCTAGTCAGTTATTGTGCCTCATTTTTGTGGAAAGAATCATTGCGGCTAAGGTGATTGAAATATTTGTGAAAAAAGTTTCCCAGATATCTCATCTCACGGTTGCCTATGTAACTGGAAGCAATACATCAGCTGATGCACTGGCTCGTAACAGGCAGAAAGAGATAATGGATTCTTTCCGATCCGGAAAG atCAATCTTCTATTTACTACTGATGTACTTGAGGAAGGAATCCATGTGCCAAACTGCTCGTGTGTGATACGTTTTGACCTCCCCACGACAGTTTGTAGTTATATCCAATCTCGTGGAAGATCTAGGCGTGCTAACTCCCAATTCATCTTGATGATCGAGAG gggaaacttgaagcaaagaAATCAGCTTTTTGACATAATCAAGGGGGAGCGTTCCATGACTGATGCAGCTGCTAGCAAAGACAATGAATCTAATTTAAGGGCGTTTACAGTAAGGAAAACAGAAGCATACTATGTGGATTCTACTGGAGCATCAGTAAATTTAGATTCTAGTGTTAGTCTTGTAAATCAATATTGCGAAAAGCTCCCACGAGATAA GTATTCCTCTCCAAAGCCCAATTTTGAGTTACTACCTGTGGAGGGAGGGTACCAGTGTAAGCTAATTTTACCACCTAATGCCGCTTTCCAAACAATAGTTGGGTCTTCAGGAAAAGACATGCGTTTGGCAAAGAGTCTTGTATGTTTAGAAGCTTGTAAGAAGCTTCATCAAATGGGCGCCTTAAATGATCATCTTGTTCCTTTCGTTGAAGATCCTGCAGAAGCAGACTTGAAAAGCAAGGAATTAAGTTCAGGTGCAGTTGCAGGCGCAG GAACCACGAAAAGAAAAGAGCTACACGGAACGACTGGAATTCGGGCATTATGTGGTTCATGGGGGGACAAACTTGATGGAGCCAAATTTCATGGGTATAAGTTTGAATTCCAATGTAATATTGTCCATGAAATTTACTCTGGATTTGTTCTTCTGGTTGAGTCAAAGCTTGACGATGACGTGGGAAGTATGGACTTAGATCTGTATTTAATCTCAAAGATGGTGAAGACTTCTGTCATTCCATGTGGGGAGGTTGACTTGGATGCTGAACAG GTGGCGAAAGCAAAAAGCTTCCATGAGATTTTTTTCAATGGTTTGTTTGGGAGATTGATTCGTAAATCCGAAACAGCGAAAGGAGAAAGGGAGTTTTTACTGCAGAAAGACACAGATTTATTGTGGAATCCAAAAAACTCGTATTTGCTTCTACCACTTGAGAAGTCAAATGATATATGTCCTGGATCTTTGCAAATACACTGGTCTGCAATCAGTTCTTGTTCTTCTGCTATTGAGTTTGTAAGGCGTAAATTTTCGTTGGTTGCTGAAGATTCTGATGATACCAGTTCATCAGCTATGGAACCCGAAAGCACTAACATTTTTCACTTTGCCAATGCTGTCGCTGATGTTAGTAACATTAAAGACACGGTAGCTTTGGCGGTTCATACTGGAAAAATTTATTGTATCATTGATGTTGTTGATAACTCATCTGCTGAAAGTCCTTTTGATGGAAACAATGACAAGTCGGGAAGCAAAATAACGTTCTCTCAATATTTCAAGGAAAG GTATCGAATCACTCTAAAACATCCAGAACAGCCTTTGTTAAGGCTGAGGCAAGGTCATAATGCACATAATCTTTTTTTGAACACTCCCGAGGAAG ATGCAGGGGAAAAGTCATCACAAGTTGGCCCGATAAATCCAAAGGCACCAATGCATGTTCACATGCCACCTGAGCTTCTTTGCCTTCTTGATGTTAAAAGAGACGTGTTGAAGTCAATGTACTTGCTACCGTCTCTTATGTACCGTATTGAATCTTTAATGTTATCCAGTCAGCTTAGAGCAGAGATAAATGATCATGCCGACAATTTCAAGATACCTAGCTCTCTG ATCCTTGAAGCACTTACAACTTTAAGATCCTGTGAAAAGTTTTCTATGGAACGTCTTGAGTTGCTAGGAGATTCTGTTTTGAAATATGCTGTCAGCTGTCATCTCTTTCTTAAATATCCTAAGAAACATGAAGGACATTTATCTGCCAAAAGACAATGGGCTGTTCGTAATTCAACCCTTCATAAACTTGGAATAGATCGCAAATTACAG GGATATATTCGAGACTCCGCATTTGAACCACGTCGTTGGATTGCTCCTGGACAAGACTCTATACATACTGCTCCTTGTGATTGTGGGTTGGAAACCCTGGAGGTGCCTTTTGATGCAAAGTTCATTACGGAAGATCCACAAGTTGTGGTTGGGAAATTGTGTGACCGGGGTCACCGCTGGATGTGTTCAAAGACTATTGCCGACTGTGTTGAAGCTCTTATAGGAGCATACCACGTTGGTGGTGGATTGGTTGCTTCACTTCACGTGATGAAATGGCTAGGAATTGATTCGGAACTTGAACTGTCCATGGTTGAAGAAGCCATTGTTGCTGCATCTCTACATACATATAAGCCAAAAGTAAATGAGATTGCAAGCCTGGAGACAAAAATTGGATATGAATTTTCTGTCAAGGGACTCTTAGTGGAGGCAACAACACATTTATCCGAGACAGAACATGGAACTGGTTGCTGCTACGAG AGGCTTGAATTCCTCGGTGACTCAGTGTTGGACCTTCTCATCACATGGCATCTATATCAGAGTCACACTGAAATTGACCCGGGAGAGTTGACTGATTTGCGTTCTGCTTCTGTCAATAATGATAGTTTTGCACAAGCTGCTGTTAAACATAACCTTCACCCGCACCTTATGCATAGCTCAGGATTATTACAAGGCCAAATATCAGAATATGTGAAGGCCATTTCTGAATCCGAAGACAACACTGTATCACTTCCCGGGGTTAAAGCTCCCAAG GCACTTGGAGATCTAGTTGAGAGTATCGCAGGGGCTATACTAATTGATACCAAACTCGACCTTGATCAAGTGTGGAaggttttcaatcctctgttaTCTCCCATTGTTACTCCCGACAAACTTGAACTGCCTCCATTGCGTGAATTAAATCAATTATGTGACTCTCTCGGCTATTTTGTAAAAGTAAAAGTAAAGTGCGATAAGAAGGGATTCATGGACCATGTTGTGCTTAGTGTACAGCTGCCAAATGCTCTTCTGGTTCGAGACGGAAGGGGACCGAATAAAAAATCTGCAAAAGGAGATGCTGCTCATCATTTGTTGAAGGATCTTGAG AAAAGGGGAATTTCGTATAGCTCGGCCAAGGGTAAAAGAGTAATAGATTTCAGTACTCCTGCTTGTCAAGCTGAAGAACAACCCCCACAGCCAGTAGCACATAAAAAACCGAAATTGGACAAATCTAACTTAACAGCAAAGGAATCTACTTCTGATGTCAAGCAGACTTCCAGTGATTCCTCTGATTGTAATGGTTCCGTTCCAG TTATTTTATCGATTAATATGAAGAAGGGAGGACCACGGAGCTTACTATATGACTTGTGCAAGAGAAAGCAGTGGCCATTGCCTTCATTTGATTCAACAGAATACAAAGACAG AACTCAATTTCAATCGGTTGAAGGCTTGGAAGGAAGCAAAGGAACAAACTGTTTTGTGTCGAAAATAACCTTGTGCATACCGGATCATGGTAATATAGAATGCAACGGAGAGGCTAGAGCTGATAAGAAGAGCTCATTTGATTCTGCTGCAGTTAATGTGCTCTATGAGCTTCAACGCCTCGGAAAAGTTAAAATCGCGGATGTTTCCCAATAA
- the LOC131660711 gene encoding uncharacterized protein LOC131660711, translated as MGGEGRVEIVSGKGCSRLFSSSFTSIRGLPPLDQMSPISLSPQVSSTAPFAGLVICVTGLSKEARNQVKEATERLGGQYSPNLHPQCTHLVVQNFGGCKFEHALKHGAKNGLFVVTLGWFVDSVKKNVRLTESLYSLKSYGDNDMHLDDFRLLRRYTNTGNCLPARIHETKHSHCAEEYLRFSDKEESTRSLDSTLSGCSIYVDPHVSSELRNKVVESASREGASLVDQWFVGCNVSHVVTEGTSIQRYLGYSSNLITPLWILKTAKEKQMQRLVNMSVDLARQVGLMLEDVHNGLSEKEVVKQQVHDDHLGSKSDVSYEERQQIVNSAKNGVRSRRGRRMQTCQTPIRPITPNNLLDSICWSISEATSSATIYTDSFSAEDPNDNHTSIFFDAKGDAKDSDASFSNSTRPLTESEKSELVFKNHFLTILFPVDRFSEIGPSSRTFFNNNGFTCLQVLDHIHAFYQENMSSQEIEVAIHTDSRHADKLRSVYSSKETAERGYAMFKRTEFLGSRTSFEMLKRVSGDNNSNVYELLLRA; from the exons ATGGGTGGTGAGGGTAGAGTTGAGATTGTGAGTGGTAAAGGGTGTTCAAGGTTGTTTTCGTCTTCGTTTACTTCAATCAGAGGTCTTCCGCCATTGGATCAAATGTCTCCTATTTCATTGTCTCCGCAAGTGTCATCGACTGCTCCTTTTGCTGGTCTTGTTATATGCGTAACTGGCTTATCTAAAG AAGCAAGGAATCAGGTCAAGGAGGCTACAGAGAGATTAGGTGGCCAGTATAGCCCCAATCTGCATCCTCAATGTACTCATTTGGTGGTTCAG AATTTTGGTGGATGCAAATTTGAGCATGCGCTGAAGCATGGAGCAAAAAATGGTCTCTTTGTTGTCACACTGGGTTGGTTTGTAGATAGCGTCAAGAAAAATG TAAGGTTGACTGAATCACTTTATAGTCTGAAGAGCTATGGAGATAACGATATGCACTTGGATGATTTTAGATTGCTTCGAAGGTATACAAATACTGGAAATTGTCTTCCTGCAAGAATCCATGAAACAAAACATTCTCATTGTGCTGAAGAATATCTAAGATTCTCTGATAAAGAAGAGTCTACCAGAAGTTTAGACTCAACTTTGTCTGGTTGCTCCATCTATGTTGATCCACACGTTTCATCCGAATTGCGGAACAAG GTTGTCGAGTCGGCCTCAAGAGAAGGTGCTAGTTTGGTGGACCAATGGTTTGTTGGTTGCAATGTTAGTCATGTAGTGACTGAAGGGACATCCATTCAAAGATATCTCGGATACTCTAGTAACCTCATTACA CCACTGTGGATTCTCAAAACAGCTAAGGAGAAACAAATGCAAAGGCTTGTTAACATGTCTGTTGATTTGGCTAGACAAGTTGGCTTGATGCTCGAAGACGTTCATAATGGCCTTTCAGAGAAG GAAGTAGTAAAGCAACAAGTCCATGACGATCATCTAGGCAGTAAAAGTGATGTTAGTTACGAAGAAAGACAACAAATTGTAAATTCGGCAAAAAATGGTGTTAGAAGTCGCCGTGGTCGGCGAATGCAG ACATGTCAGACCCCAATCCGGCCGATAACACCAAACAACCTTCTGGATTCTATCTGTTGGTCAATATCAGAGGCAACTTCATCTGCTACTATTTATACAGACTCTTTCAGCGCTGAAGATCCTAATGATAATCATACTTCAATATTTTTTGATGCAAAAGGGGATGCAAAGGATTCAGACGCATCATTTTCAAACTCCACACGTCCTCTAACAGAAAG TGAGAAATCTGAGTTGGtatttaaaaatcattttctcACCATACTCTTCCCAGTCGACCGGTTTTCCGAGATCGGCCCTTCCTCAAGGACATTTTTCAACAATAACGGTTTTACATGTCTTCAGGTGTTGGATCATATACATGCATTTTATCAG GAGAACATGTCAAGCCAAGAAATAGAAGTGGCGATTCATACAGATTCAAGACACGCGGATAAGCTTCGATCAGTGTACTCAAGTAAGGAAACAGCAGAGCGTGGATATGCGATGTTCAAACGAACTGAGTTTTTGGGAAGCCGCACAAGTTTTGAAATGTTGAAGCGTGTAAGTGGAGACAACAACTCCAATGTGTATGAGTTATTACTTAGGGCGTAA